The Streptomyces sp. ICC1 DNA window CTTCGGGCCGCCCGAGTGGGCGCGGGCGCTCGCCACCCACCCCGAGCGCCAGGTCCGCCGGGACCTCGCTTCCCGGCCCGGCCTGCCGCTCGACGTGCAGGAGACCCTCGCCGCCGACCCGGACGTGGAAGTCGTCGCGGAGCTCGGCATCTGGACCACCGAACCGCAGCTCGCCGCCCGGCTCGCGACGCACCCGCACGCCGAGGTGCGGATGACGACCGCCCTCAACGAGGCGGTGCCCGGCTCCGTACTGGCGGCGCTGATCACGGGAGAGGAGCTCGCACCTGCTCTCGCCTGCCTGGTCTGCGACCAGGAGGAGATCCCCTTCACCCACGACCCCTACTGCCGGCGCCCGGACTGCGGCCTCTTCGCGAACGCCACCTGCACGGGCGTTCACGAGACGGCCGTGCACAACACCCTGGAACGGGCCGCGCGCAACCCCTCCACACCGCCCGCCACCGCGGCCACCCTCGCCGGCCACCCGTCGATGCTGATCCGCCGCGCCCTGGCCGAACGGTCCGACCTGCCGCAGGAGACGTACGCGCTGCTCGCCGCCGACCCGATGCCGGGCGTCCGTCGGGACGTCGCGGCGAACTCCGCTCTCGGGGCGCCGCTGATCCGCGAGCTCGCCGCGGGCCGCGAGGTGGAGCTGCTGAGGGCGCTGGCCCTCCAGCCGCTGGTGCCCCTCGACGTCCTGGCGGACCTGGCGCGCAGGGCCCGGCTCCGTCCGGATCCACTGCCCCGCATCGAGTCCGCCACCGCCACGGAGCTCGCGGAACTGGCCGCCTCCCCGCACCCGGCCGTACGCAAGCTCGCGGCCCGCAGCCGCGCCCTGCCGCCCGCGCTGCTCGACGCCCTGGCCGACGACCCCGACGCGGTGGTGGCCAACGCGGTCGCCCCGCACCCGGGCCTGTCCGAGGACCGGCTGCGCGCGATGGTCGCGCGGCACGGCGTACAGGTCCACGCGCAGGTGGCGGCCAACCCGGAAGCCCCGTCCGGCCTGTTGGAGGAGCTGGCCCGGCACGACCCGCCGGCGCTGCGGGCCTGGCGCGCGATCGCCGTGCACCCGAACGCGACGGAGGCGGCGCTGCTGCCGTGCCTGGCCGACCACAAGGCCGGCCCCAACGCGGCACGCCACCCGGCACTGTCCGGACCGGCCCTCGTGGGACTCCTCACCCACGCGTCCCCGGCCGTCGCCGAGGCCGCGGCGGCCAACCCCTCCCTCCCCCGGCCGGCGATGGAGGAGCTGATCGCGCGCGGACCGCGGCGGCGAAGTGGAGTAGGAGCGGAGCAGGCCCTGTCGGGCGTCAGGGGGCGGGGCGCAACGGCTGGTCCCCGAGCAGGGGCTCGACGGGCTCGCCGTTCTTGAGCGTGACCGGGATCCCCCCGGTGAGTTCCTGCAGGCGCGCCTTGAACTCCGCGGACCACGAGCCCTCCTGATTGGTGGTCACCTCCACCGACGAGCCGTGCCCGCCGGAGGTGCTGTAGACCGGGAAGTCCGCCTTCAGCGCGATGATCCTGGCCGCGGCGGCGTTGAGGGTCCGGTGGGAGTACGGGCTCACGTACACGTCCGCCCGGGCCGGGTCCGCGCCCGGATCCGCCGCGTGCGCCGCTTCGAGGAGGAGCCGGCCGCGGGCCGGATCGGTGACGCACAGGGCCACGCGCCCCGCCGGATGGTCGGTGATCTGCACGGAGTAGACGTCCGCGAAGGCGCCGCGGGCCTGGGCGCCGATGGCCTGGGAGAGGCGTGTGGCCTCGGGGGTGTTGGCCGGGGTGCCGTGGATCAGCGTCGGCGGCGCCTGCCGGACGGCGGAATCGGACTCGGGACACGGCGCGGCGCTCTCGGTGCGGACGGACACGCCGGGCCCGACCGGCTCGTTCCCGGTCACCTCGCCGCAGCCGGTGAGCAGCACGGCGGCGCCCAAGCACGCGAGCACGTACGGGGACACGGACCTGGCGGCGCCGCCCACGGCGAACGGCCCGCCTCCCGATGCGACGCCCGGGACTCTCCTCGTGGTGCGGTTCAACACGGTCTCCCCCTCGCGCTCCTGTGCCGGATCGGCTCCGCTGGGACGTACCGGCCGGTCCACCGGTTCCCCACACGGGCACCCCCCCGGGTGTGTGCGCGGGCGCCATGGCCAGGGCCCGCCGCCGGTTCCTAGGGTCGTCCGTGTCGGCCCGGCCGCACCGGTCCGGTCGGGGCCGGCGGCCCGGCGCCGGGCGAAGGAGCGTGCGATGGGTCTGGACAAGGAGGTCGCGACCGCGGCCGCGGCGGTGGCGGACATCCCCGCCGGGGCGTCGCTGGCGGTGGGCGGCTTCGGGCTGTGCGGGATTCCCGGCGTGCTGATCGGCGCGCTGCTGGAACGGACGGACGCGGTCGCCCTGGAGGTGGTGTCCAACAACTGCGGGGTCGACGACCGGGGGCTCGGGCTGCTGTTGCGCGAGGGCAGGATCGCCCGGATGACGAGCTCGTACGTGGGCGAGAACAAGGAGTTCGCCCGGCAGTACCTGAGCGGCGAGCTGGAGGTCGAACTGCTCCCGCAGGGCACGCTCGCCGAGCGGCTGCGGGCCG harbors:
- a CDS encoding DUF2336 domain-containing protein; the encoded protein is MGLRLLCGLAANPALPSGLVDRLIALNGSVDDPHDELLYDLSERTDLSPAQVRAIAAADEFAAGRMGRAGLLDPADVDPLARPSVALAMLDEGFGPPEWARALATHPERQVRRDLASRPGLPLDVQETLAADPDVEVVAELGIWTTEPQLAARLATHPHAEVRMTTALNEAVPGSVLAALITGEELAPALACLVCDQEEIPFTHDPYCRRPDCGLFANATCTGVHETAVHNTLERAARNPSTPPATAATLAGHPSMLIRRALAERSDLPQETYALLAADPMPGVRRDVAANSALGAPLIRELAAGREVELLRALALQPLVPLDVLADLARRARLRPDPLPRIESATATELAELAASPHPAVRKLAARSRALPPALLDALADDPDAVVANAVAPHPGLSEDRLRAMVARHGVQVHAQVAANPEAPSGLLEELARHDPPALRAWRAIAVHPNATEAALLPCLADHKAGPNAARHPALSGPALVGLLTHASPAVAEAAAANPSLPRPAMEELIARGPRRRSGVGAEQALSGVRGRGATAGPRAGARRARRS